Proteins co-encoded in one Haloarcula sp. DT43 genomic window:
- a CDS encoding sugar ABC transporter permease, protein MLLGAVARKLGDDIKTFATMPARTVRKWSYTVQAVRHGELPASDVLKVVFSTIGATLVVLALLFPIYWILMAALSGSGSSLYTSESFSLVPSDPTLRPFIWVVGDLIVPAYSVSVGVPFTDLAVVFQTPGLEMLDASDYGVDRPSEFKRFLWNSLTVAIPTVLIAMSLIVPAAYALSRREFLFRRKVLFLYVLMTQIGGGLGVALLIGMYALYVQFGINDSKLALAVYYAATAVPFNTWLLKTYMDGIPVSYEEAAVVDGAPPWRVVTEVIIPMSTAGLATVFIFVFLTGWTEFVVAQTLLGTENYTLPVGLYAMVDEYSIPWARFSAFALTFASPIMLAYLFAQRYIEGGLSFSGMEG, encoded by the coding sequence ATGTTGCTGGGCGCAGTCGCCCGGAAGCTCGGCGACGACATCAAGACGTTCGCGACGATGCCCGCGCGGACGGTCCGCAAGTGGTCCTACACCGTCCAGGCGGTCCGCCACGGCGAACTGCCCGCCTCGGACGTCCTGAAAGTCGTGTTCTCGACCATCGGCGCGACGCTGGTGGTGCTGGCGCTCCTCTTTCCCATCTACTGGATTCTGATGGCGGCCCTCTCCGGCTCCGGAAGCTCGCTGTACACCTCCGAGAGCTTCTCGCTCGTCCCCTCCGACCCGACGCTGCGGCCGTTCATCTGGGTCGTCGGCGACCTCATCGTGCCGGCGTACTCGGTCTCGGTCGGGGTTCCGTTCACCGACCTCGCCGTCGTATTCCAGACGCCGGGGCTCGAAATGCTGGACGCCTCCGACTACGGCGTCGACCGCCCGTCGGAGTTCAAGCGCTTCCTCTGGAACAGCCTCACGGTGGCGATTCCGACCGTGCTCATCGCCATGTCGCTCATCGTCCCGGCGGCGTATGCCCTCTCACGCCGCGAGTTCCTCTTCCGCCGGAAGGTCCTGTTCCTCTATGTCCTGATGACCCAAATCGGCGGCGGCCTGGGGGTCGCCCTGCTCATCGGGATGTACGCGCTGTACGTCCAGTTCGGCATCAACGACAGCAAACTCGCGCTCGCGGTGTACTACGCGGCGACCGCCGTCCCGTTCAACACGTGGCTGCTGAAGACGTACATGGACGGCATTCCGGTCTCCTACGAGGAGGCGGCCGTCGTCGACGGCGCGCCGCCGTGGCGCGTGGTGACGGAGGTCATCATCCCGATGTCGACCGCCGGGCTGGCGACGGTGTTCATCTTCGTCTTCCTCACCGGCTGGACCGAGTTCGTCGTCGCCCAGACCCTGCTGGGGACGGAGAACTACACCCTGCCGGTCGGCCTGTACGCGATGGTCGACGAGTACTCCATCCCGTGGGCGCGCTTCTCGGCGTTCGCGCTCACCTTTGCCTCGCCGATTATGCTCGCGTACCTGTTCGCCCAGCGCTACATCGAGGGCGGCCTCTCCTTCAGCGGGATGGAGGGGTAG
- a CDS encoding DUF4864 domain-containing protein encodes MTRASAVRLGAVCVVALLAGCGALFGGGPSSADPTVTPAAVPTDETPAGGAEAAAPQGGERGYWGNVTAANTSAVTQPRVLGLRPNCERPPGLVVHIQVLALQNNDPATNEGINTTWHFAAPSNRAVAGSYADFVETIRRGFRPLLNATAVRYGPLDRREDTASQPVTVVDATGTATAYTWYLERQTGPRYEGCWMTTGVAATPPSR; translated from the coding sequence ATGACACGGGCCAGCGCCGTCCGACTGGGAGCAGTCTGCGTCGTCGCGCTCTTGGCCGGCTGCGGGGCGCTGTTCGGCGGCGGACCGTCATCGGCCGACCCGACGGTGACGCCCGCGGCCGTTCCGACCGACGAGACGCCGGCCGGGGGCGCCGAGGCGGCGGCCCCGCAGGGTGGCGAGCGGGGGTACTGGGGGAACGTCACTGCCGCGAACACATCGGCCGTGACACAGCCGCGGGTGCTCGGCCTGCGGCCGAACTGCGAGCGCCCGCCGGGGCTGGTCGTCCACATCCAGGTCCTGGCGCTGCAGAACAACGACCCGGCGACGAACGAGGGCATCAACACGACCTGGCACTTCGCCGCGCCGTCGAACCGGGCGGTCGCGGGCTCGTACGCCGACTTCGTCGAGACGATACGGCGGGGGTTCCGGCCGCTGCTGAACGCGACCGCGGTCCGGTACGGGCCCCTCGACCGGAGGGAGGACACGGCGTCACAGCCGGTGACGGTCGTGGACGCGACCGGGACGGCGACGGCCTACACGTGGTACCTCGAACGCCAGACCGGCCCGCGCTACGAGGGATGTTGGATGACGACCGGCGTGGCCGCTACCCCTCCATCCCGCTGA
- a CDS encoding sodium:calcium antiporter: protein MTVLDAAGFLAGLGLLLVGADRTVRSAAELALYYGVSTFFVGVTVVSIGTSVPEMTTSVYAATYGAGDLLVGNIVGSETAQITLAIGIVALISPITAERRNVLVYGGAMVLAMVIMILTLEDGITRSEGLLMMLAYLMFIHDLYSTEGGEEITEEVIEDEEPPARALPWIALGIGLVVVGGHLLVTNGVAIATAAGIPEYLVGVLTGLGTTAPEIAVAGIAAHEGREGISVGSLLGSNITDPVFSLGVGALVADVTLADPDAVAASVTYMLVVSLAVLGLLYWRRGIDRRSALACVLLYLPSLALF, encoded by the coding sequence ATGACGGTTCTCGACGCCGCGGGCTTTCTGGCCGGGCTGGGGCTCCTCCTCGTCGGCGCGGACAGGACGGTGCGGTCGGCGGCCGAACTCGCCCTCTACTACGGCGTCTCCACCTTCTTCGTCGGCGTCACCGTCGTCTCCATCGGCACGTCGGTCCCGGAGATGACCACCTCGGTGTACGCCGCGACCTACGGGGCCGGCGACCTGCTCGTGGGGAACATCGTCGGCTCCGAGACGGCACAGATAACGCTGGCCATCGGTATCGTGGCGCTCATCTCCCCCATCACCGCGGAGCGGCGGAACGTCCTGGTCTACGGCGGCGCGATGGTGCTCGCCATGGTCATCATGATTCTCACGCTGGAGGACGGCATCACCCGCTCGGAGGGGCTGTTGATGATGCTCGCCTACCTCATGTTCATCCACGACCTCTACTCCACCGAAGGCGGCGAGGAGATAACCGAGGAGGTCATCGAGGACGAGGAGCCGCCGGCGCGGGCGCTGCCATGGATTGCGCTCGGTATCGGACTCGTGGTCGTCGGCGGTCACCTGCTGGTGACCAACGGCGTCGCCATCGCGACCGCCGCGGGCATCCCCGAGTACCTCGTCGGCGTCCTGACCGGCCTGGGCACGACGGCTCCGGAAATCGCCGTCGCCGGCATCGCCGCCCACGAGGGCCGCGAGGGTATCTCCGTCGGGTCGCTGCTCGGGAGCAACATCACCGACCCGGTGTTCTCCCTCGGCGTCGGCGCGCTGGTCGCGGACGTCACGCTGGCCGACCCGGACGCCGTCGCCGCGTCCGTGACCTACATGCTGGTCGTCTCGCTCGCCGTCCTCGGACTGCTGTACTGGCGGCGCGGCATCGACCGCCGGAGCGCGCTCGCCTGTGTGCTCCTGTATCTCCCGTCGCTCGCGCTGTTCTGA
- a CDS encoding sugar phosphate nucleotidyltransferase yields MDGVVLAAGEGTRMRPLTADKPKGLVEVAGRPLVTHCFETLLSVGVDHLVVVVGYRGDDIVARYGDQYRGTPIAYVRQDERLGLAHALEQARTAVDGTFVVLNGDNVCRANVGEALDRHRATDASATLLVEDVSRAEARSTGVVTTDGEGRVTGLVEKPADPPSTLVTRGFFVFDPAIGHACALTRPSERGEYELPDAIDLLLSAGHRVEAVELDGWCHNVNEPGDVAAVERRLD; encoded by the coding sequence ATGGACGGTGTCGTACTCGCCGCCGGCGAGGGGACGCGGATGCGACCGCTCACCGCCGACAAACCGAAGGGACTGGTCGAGGTGGCCGGACGGCCGCTGGTGACCCACTGCTTCGAGACGCTGCTGTCGGTCGGCGTCGACCACCTAGTCGTCGTCGTGGGCTACCGCGGCGACGACATCGTCGCCCGCTACGGCGACCAGTACCGGGGCACGCCGATAGCGTACGTCCGACAGGACGAACGGCTGGGGCTGGCTCACGCGCTCGAACAGGCCCGGACCGCCGTCGACGGGACCTTCGTCGTACTGAACGGCGACAACGTCTGCCGGGCGAACGTCGGCGAGGCGCTCGACCGCCACCGTGCGACCGACGCCAGCGCCACGCTACTGGTCGAGGACGTGTCGCGGGCCGAGGCCAGGTCCACCGGCGTCGTCACGACGGACGGCGAGGGACGGGTGACCGGCCTCGTCGAGAAACCGGCGGACCCGCCGTCGACGCTGGTCACGCGTGGCTTTTTCGTCTTCGACCCGGCCATCGGCCACGCCTGCGCGCTGACGCGGCCCTCCGAGCGCGGGGAGTACGAACTCCCCGACGCAATCGACCTGTTGTTGAGCGCCGGCCACCGCGTCGAAGCGGTCGAGCTGGACGGCTGGTGTCACAACGTCAACGAACCGGGCGACGTGGCCGCGGTCGAGCGACGGCTGGACTGA
- a CDS encoding DUF429 domain-containing protein yields the protein MAEPLYVGVDQSDGSWVAVAFVGDGFDHASVFGSIGECWSAYEERARRVLVGVPVGLVESGDPDRRCDELARSVLGERGAAIRTPPVREATRKQRYSTANRVHRRKTGHELSEQAFARSDALARVDELLQELPEAAAVIRESHPEVCFRAFAGEPLSYPKHTAGGYAERMRILAHHDRDAAPTVQKAAAAMGGASVAVDDVLDAVALAYTAQPGDGELYTLPPEPPRDAAGLPMEIIYRAASPLAG from the coding sequence ATGGCTGAACCGCTGTACGTCGGCGTCGACCAAAGCGACGGGTCCTGGGTCGCCGTTGCCTTCGTCGGCGACGGCTTCGACCACGCGTCGGTGTTCGGCAGCATCGGCGAGTGCTGGTCGGCCTACGAGGAGCGCGCCCGTCGGGTGCTGGTCGGCGTCCCGGTCGGACTCGTCGAGTCCGGCGACCCGGATCGCCGGTGTGACGAACTCGCCCGGTCAGTGCTCGGCGAGCGCGGCGCGGCGATACGCACGCCGCCGGTCCGGGAGGCGACCCGGAAACAGCGGTACTCGACGGCCAACCGCGTCCACAGGCGCAAGACCGGGCACGAACTCTCGGAGCAGGCGTTCGCGCGCAGCGACGCGCTCGCCCGGGTCGACGAACTCCTCCAGGAACTGCCCGAGGCCGCCGCGGTTATCCGGGAGTCACACCCGGAGGTCTGTTTCCGGGCCTTCGCCGGCGAGCCGCTCAGTTACCCGAAACACACCGCCGGGGGGTACGCCGAGCGGATGCGGATTCTCGCCCATCACGACCGCGACGCTGCCCCGACAGTCCAGAAGGCCGCCGCGGCGATGGGTGGCGCGTCAGTCGCCGTCGACGACGTGCTGGACGCCGTCGCGCTCGCGTACACGGCCCAGCCCGGCGACGGGGAACTGTACACGCTGCCGCCCGAGCCGCCCCGGGACGCGGCGGGGCTCCCGATGGAAATCATCTACCGGGCGGCGTCGCCACTCGCCGGATAG
- a CDS encoding cold-shock protein → MAEGTVDFFNDTGGYGFIETDDADEDVFFHMEDVGGPDLEEGQEVEFDIEQADKGPRATNLTRL, encoded by the coding sequence ATGGCGGAAGGCACTGTCGACTTCTTCAACGACACTGGTGGCTACGGCTTCATCGAAACCGACGATGCGGACGAAGACGTCTTCTTCCACATGGAAGACGTCGGCGGCCCTGACCTCGAAGAGGGGCAGGAAGTCGAGTTCGACATCGAGCAGGCGGACAAGGGTCCGCGTGCGACCAACCTCACGCGACTGTAA
- a CDS encoding cold-shock protein: protein MAKGTVDFFNDTGGYGFIDTEDADEDVFFHMEDIGGPDLEEGQELEFDIEQADKGPRANNVTRL from the coding sequence ATGGCGAAAGGAACGGTTGATTTCTTCAACGACACTGGCGGTTACGGTTTCATCGACACTGAGGACGCGGACGAAGACGTCTTCTTCCACATGGAAGACATCGGCGGCCCGGACCTCGAGGAAGGACAGGAGCTCGAATTCGACATCGAGCAGGCGGACAAGGGTCCGCGCGCCAACAACGTCACACGGCTCTAA